Proteins from a genomic interval of Epinephelus fuscoguttatus linkage group LG16, E.fuscoguttatus.final_Chr_v1:
- the btbd3b gene encoding BTB/POZ domain-containing protein 3, with protein MVDAKGRNMKCLTFFLMLPESVKSKSSKSSKKGNASGSSKLPPVCYEIITLRSKKKKKMAADIFPTKKPASTTTVQQYQQQNLNNNNTIQNCNWQGLYSTIRERNSVMFNNELMADVHFVVGQPGRTQRLPGHRYVLAVGSSVFHAMFYGELAENNDEIHIPDVEPPAFLAMLKYIYCDEIDLSADTVLATLYAAKKYIVPHLARACVNFLETSLSAKNACVLLSQSCLFEEPELTQRCWEVIDAQAELALRSEGFCDIDAQTLESILQRETLNAKEIVVFEAALNWAEAECQRQELSLSTDNRRKVLGKAMYLIRIPTMALDDFANGAAQSGVLTLNETNDIFLWYTAAKKPELQFVSMPRKGLTPQRCHRFQSCAYRSNQWRYRGRCDSIQFAVDKRVFIAGFGLYGSSCGSAEYSAKIELKRQGVLLGQNLSKYFSDGSSNTFPVWFEYPVQIEPDTFYTASVVLDGNELSYFGQEGMTEVQCGKVTFQFQCSSDSTNGTGVQGGQIPELIFYA; from the exons ATGGTCGATGCCAAGGGAAGGAACATGAAATGTCTGACTTTCTTCTTAATGCTTCCCGAGTCAGTGAAAAGCAAGTCAAGTAAAAGCTCCAAGAAAGGGAATGCCAGTGGCAGCTCCAAGCTGCCCCCTGTCTGTTATGAGATAATCACCCTGAggagcaagaagaagaagaagatggcagCAGACATTTTTCCCACCAAAAAGCCGGCATCCACCACCACAGTGCAACAGTACCAGCAGCAGaacctcaacaacaacaacaccataCAGAACTGTAACTGGCAAGGACTCTACTCCACTATAAGAGAAAG aaaTTCAGTAATGTTCAAcaatgagctgatggcagatgTTCACTTTGTGGTGGGTCAGCCTGGAAGGACTCAGCGGCTGCCAGGACACAGA TATGTTTTGGCTGTGGGCAGCTCAGTCTTCCACGCCATGTTTTATGGTGAACTGGCTGAGAACAACGATGAAATCCATATCCCAGATGTGGAACCACCAGCATTTCTGGCAATGCTGAA GTACATTTACTGTGACGAGATTGACCTGAGTGCTGACACAGTGTTAGCCACTCTTTATGCTGCCAAGAAGTACATTGTCCCTCACCTGGCACGTGCCTGCGTCAACTTCCTGGAGACCAGCCTGAGTGCCAAGAATGCCTGCGTGTTACTCTCCCAGAGCTGCCTGTTCGAGGAGCCAGAGCTGACACAGCGCTGCTGGGAGGTGATTGATGCCCAGGCCGAGCTGGCGTTACGCTCGGAGGGCTTCTGCGACATAGACGCCCAGACCCTGGAGAGTATCCTACAGCGAGAGACACTCAATGCTAAAGAGATAGTGGTGTTTGAGGCAGCGCTCAACTGGGCTGAGGCTGAGTGCCAGAGACAGGAACTCAGCTTGTCGACTGACAACAGACGTAAGGTTTTGGGCAAGGCCATGTACCTGATACGAATCCCTACTATGGCGTTGGATGATTTTGCCAATGGAGCAGCCCAGTCTGGCGTGTTGACGCTTAATGAGACCAATGACATCTTCCTGTGGTATACAGCAGCCAAGAAGCCTgagctgcagtttgtcagcaTGCCTAGGAAGGGCCTGACACCCCAGCGCTGCCACAGATTCCAGTCCTGTGCCTACCGAAGCAATCAGTGGCGTTACCGGGGCCGCTGTGACAGTATACAGTTTGCAGTGGATAAAAGAGTTTTCATCGCTGGGTTTGGACTGTACGGATCTAGCTGTGGCTCAGCAGAGTACAGTGCCAAGATTGAGCTGAAACGTCAAGGAGTACTGCTGGGACAAAACCTCAGTAAATACTTCTCTGATGGGTCCAGCAACACCTTCCCAGTATGGTTTGAGTATCCAGTCCAGATCGAGCCTGATACCTTCTACACTGCCAGTGTGGTGCTGGATGGGAATGAGCTCAGCTACTTTGGACAGGAAGGGATGACAGAGGTGCAGTGTGGGAAAGTGACATTTCAGTTTCAGTGCTCCTCGGACAGCACTAATGGCACTGGGGTGCAGGGGGGGCAGATCCCTGAGCTCATCTTCTACGCTTGA